Proteins encoded within one genomic window of Manduca sexta isolate Smith_Timp_Sample1 chromosome 18, JHU_Msex_v1.0, whole genome shotgun sequence:
- the LOC115441628 gene encoding actin-related protein 6, producing the protein MPETSCYILDNGAYTAKVGFSTMEPKVVPNCIMKAKSERRRPFIGSQIDECRDASGLFYILPFQKGFLVNWDTQKTVWDYMFSKECCPVNFNEIPLIITEPLFNFASIQEAMTEIFFEEYECQSLLRINATDLAEYNYRKTHKNVCTIVVDSGYSYTYIVPYIKGKKFRDGIRRVDVGGKVLTNHLKEVLSYRQLNVMDETYVINQVKEDSCFVSMDFMNDMEIARKKGSENTIVKDYVLPDYTTIRRGYLRDVVRPDEDLEQQTLRMNNERFAIPELLFHPSDVGIQQMGITETIMHSLNACPEEHMESLLENIVLYGGNALFPGFRDRVYNDVRAAALDHYDVNVTVAENPITYAWEGGKMIFRDPDFYSFCMTKEEYEEEGKALAFERFDI; encoded by the exons ATGCCAGAAACATCTTGCTATATTCTTGACAATGGAGCGTACACTGCAAAAGTGGGATTCTCCACTATGGAGCCGAAGGTTGTACCCAACTGTATAATGAAAGCAAAATCGGAACGACGCCGTCCGTTCATTGGATCACAAATAGACGAGTGTCGAGATGCATCGGGATTATTTTACATCCTGCCTTTCCAAAAAGGTTTCCTCGTCAATTGGGACACTCAAAAAACAGTATGGGACTACATGTTCAGCAAGGAGTGTTGTCCTGTCAACTTTAACGAAATACCATTGATCATAACTGAACCCTTATTCAACTTTGCCTCAATTCAAGAAGCTATGACCGAAATTTTCTTTGAAGAATACGAGTGTCAATCCCTGTTACGCATCAATGCTACGGATTTAGCTGAATATAATTACAGAAAAACTCATAAAAATGTGTGCACCATTGTTGTTGACTCTGGTTATAGTTATACATACATTGTGCCTTATATAAAAGGTAAAAAGTTTAGAGATGGAATCAGAAGAGTGGATGTTGGAGGCAAAGTGTTGACCAACCATTTGAAAGAAGTGCTTTCATACAGACAACTGAATGTAATGGATGAGACCTATGTGATAAACCAAGTTAAGGAAGATTCATGTTTTGTTTCAATGGACTTTATGAATGATATGGAAATTGCTAGAAAAAAAG GTTCTGAAAATACAATAGTGAAAGATTATGTTCTACCTGACTATACAACAATTAGACGTGGCTACCTTCGAGATGTGGTCAGACCTGACGAAGACCTTGAACAGCAGACATTGAGGATGAACAATGAACGGTTTGCAATTCCCGAACTACTTTTCCACCCATCAGATGTTGGTATACAACAGATGGGGATCACTGAAACCATCATGCATTCCTTAAATGCATGCCCTGAAGAACACATGGAAAGTTTGCtggaaaatatagttttgtatggtGGTAACGCGTTATTCCCAGGCTTTAGAGACAGAGTTTACAATGATGTACGAGCTGCGGCATTAGATCACTACGATGTAAATGTTACAGTAGCCGAAAACCCAATTACATATGCATGGGAAGGTGGAAAGATGATATTCAGAGACCCCGACTTTTACTCTTTCTGTATGACAAAGGAGGAATATGAAGAAGAAGGCAAAGCTTTGgcatttgaaagatttgatatATAA
- the LOC115441591 gene encoding T-complex protein 1 subunit epsilon: MALFPGAVAFDEYGRPFIILKDQDRQKRLTGIDALKSHISAARQIASTLRTSLGPRGLDKLMVSSDGEVTVTNDGATILDLMDVEHQIGKLLVQLAKSQDNEIGDGTTGVVVLAGALLEHASNLLDKGIHPIRIADGFEMAAATALAHLDSISEAFPVNKSSRENLIKVAMTTLGSKVVVKCHRLMAEMAVDAVLAVADLEARDVNFELIKVEGKVGGRMEDSKLVRGVVIDKTMSHPQMPKVLKDVKLAILACPFEPPKPKTKNKLLVGSVEDYHELRKYEQDKFLEIVRMVKNAGATLAICQWGFDDEANHLLLAEGLPAVRWVGGPEMELIAIATGGRIVPRFEELTPDKLGTCGLVRELTFGTSKEEMLVIEECSNSRAVTLLMRGGNRMIVAEAKRSVHDALCIVRSLVQDSRVVYGGGAAEVSCSLAVARAADKLSSLDQYAYRAFADALEAIPLALAENSGLSPIDSLSEIKARQVAENNPNLGIDCMGNDSNDMKVLNVIESLHSKKQQIALATQLVKMILKIDDVRSPADSIE; the protein is encoded by the exons atggcCCTGTTCCCTGGAGCGGTGGCCTTCGACGAGTATGGCCGTCCATTTATAATCCTAAAAGATCAGGATAGACAAAAAAGGCTTACCGGCATAGATGCTTTGAAG TCACACATATCAGCAGCTCGTCAAATTGCCAGCACCCTGCGTACATCGCTCGGTCCTCGTGGCCTGGATAAGTTGATGGTGTCATCTGATGGTGAGGTGACAGTCACTAATGATGGTGCCACCATCCTTGACTTAATGGATGTAGAGCATCAGATTGGAAAACTACTTGTTCAGTTGGCTAAGAGTCAGGACAATGAGATTGGTGATGGAACTACTGGAGTTGTTGTGCTTGCTG GTGCATTGCTGGAACATGCGTCAAACCTATTGGACAAAGGTATCCACCCAATCCGAATTGCGGACGGGTTCGAAATGGCCGCGGCCACAGCTCTCGCCCACCTCGACAGCATTAGTGAGGCATTCCCTGTAAACAAAAGCAGCCGGGAGAATCTGATCAAGGTTGCCATGACAACACTCGGCAGCAAAGTTGTTGTCAAGTGTCACCGATTGATGGCAGAAATGGCTGTTGAT GCGGTATTAGCTGTGGCCGATTTGGAAGCCCGCGATGTCAACTTTGAACTGATCAAGGTTGAGGGCAAAGTTGGTGGTCGCATGGAGGACTCGAAGCTCGTGCGCGGTGTCGTCATTGATAAGACCATGAGCCATCCCCAGATGCCTAAAGTGCTGAAG GATGTAAAACTAGCTATCCTGGCCTGTCCATTCGAGCCGCCGAAGCCAAAGACTAAGAACAAGCTACTTGTAGGCTCAGTGGAGGATTACCATGAACTCAGAAAGTATGAACAGGACAAGTTCTTGGAGATTGTTCGTATGGTGAAG AACGCAGGAGCAACACTCGCTATTTGCCAATGGGGCTTCGATGACGAGGCGAACCACCTCCTGCTGGCCGAGGGTCTACCGGCCGTTCGGTGGGTGGGCGGCCCCGAGATGGAGCTCATAGCTATTGCCACGGGAGGCAGGATCGTGCCCAGGTTCGAGGAGCTCACGCCAGACAAGCTTGGCACGTGCGGTCTTGTCAGGGAACTCA CATTCGGCACATCGAAGGAAGAGATGTTAGTAATCGAGGAGTGCTCCAACTCTCGCGCCGTGACCTTGCTCATGCGTGGAGGCAACCGCATGATCGTGGCGGAAGCCAAACGTTCCGTGCACGACGCGCTGTGTATCGTGCGCAGTCTCGTACAG GACTCGCGCGTGGTGTACGGTGGCGGCGCGGCGGAGGTGTCTTGCTCGCTGGCGGTAGCGCGCGCGGCCGACAAGCTGTCGTCGCTGGACCAATACGCCTACAGGGCCTTCGCCGACGCGCTCGAAGCCATACCGCTCGCGCTCGCTGAGAATAG TGGTCTATCACCAATCGACTCATTATCAGAGATTAAGGCGCGGCAAGTGGCCGAGAACAATCCTAACTTGGGTATTGACTGCATGGGCAACG ACTCAAATGACATGAAAGTGCTGAATGTGATCGAGTCGCTGCACTCTAAGAAGCAACAGATCGCGCTCGCCACGCAGCTCGTTAAGATGATCCTCAAGATCGACGACGTGCGCTCGCCCGCCGACTCCATCGAATAA
- the LOC115441566 gene encoding nascent polypeptide-associated complex subunit alpha, producing MPELTELDKATASMTEKRKEETASSDSDSDDTIPELEDAGAPGAGGISNPIAGIDIVSKAKQSRGEKKARKIMSKLGLKPVQGVNRVTIRKSKNILFVINSPDVYKNPHSDTYIVFGEAKIEDLSQQATMAAAERFKAPETAAAGNDAAAAGTTVAPIAEEEDEEGVDETGVDEKDVEIVMSQANVSRAKAVRALRNNQSDIVNAIMELTM from the exons ATGCCAGAACTTACTGAATTAGACAAAGCCACCGCATCCATGACTGAGAAACGTAAGGAGGAGACTGCATCTTCAGACAGTGACTCCGATGACACCATCCCGGAACTTGAGGATGCTG GTGCACCAGGCGCTGGCGGAATCTCCAACCCGATCGCGGGCATCGACATTGTGTCTAAGGCGAAACAGTCGCGTGGTGAGAAGAAGGCACGCAAGATCATGAGCAAGCTTGGACTCAAACCG GTACAAGGTGTCAACAGAGTGACCATCAGGAAGTCCAAGAACATCCTGTTTGTAATCAACTCACCAGACGTTTACAAGAACCCACACTCGGACACATACATTGTGTTTGGTGAGGCCAAGATTGAAGATCTCTCACAACAGGCCACCATGGCAGCTGCTGAGAGGTTCAAGGCACCTGAGACTGCTGCCGCTGGCAACGATGCTGCTGCTGCTGGCACG ACGGTCGCACCTATCGCTGAAGAGGAGGACGAAGAAGGCGTGGATGAGACAGGAGTTGACGAGAAGGATGTGGAGATAGTAATGTCACAGGCGAACGTGTCGCGAGCGAAGGCGGTGCGGGCGTTGAGGAACAACCAGTCCGACATCGTAAATGCTATAATG GAACTGACAATGTAA